The genomic segment CGAGCCGCGGGAGGCGGCGACCGGGGCGGCCCGGCGCGCCGGCGGTTTCGACGCGATGCTGCCGGGGCACGTGCTCGCGTGGCGCCAGCTGTGGGACGGCATCCGGACGACGTTCGGCGGCCCGCCGGAGCGGCTCCGGGCGGTCCGGCTGCACACGTTCCACCTGCTGCAGACGCTGTCACCGCACACGGCCGACCTGGACGTCGGGGTACCGGCGCGCGGACTGTCCGGCGAGGCGTACCGGGGCCACGTGTTCTGGGACGAGCTGTTCGTCGTTCCGACCTTGACGGCCTGGTTGCCGGAGGTGGCCCGCGCCGTGTTGCAGTACCGGTACCGGCGCCTGCCGGCGGCGCGCACCGCGGCGGCCGGGGCCGGGCACGTCGGTGCGATGTTCCCGTGGCAGTCCGGCAGCGACGGCCGGGAGCAGAGCCCCACCACCCACCTGAACCCGCGGTCCGGACGCTGGGTGGACGACCACAGCCACCTGGCGCACCACGTCGGGCTCGCGGTGGCCTTCAACGTGTGGCAGTACCACCGGGCCACCGGCGATCGCGAGTTCCTGTACCGGCAGGGGGCGGAGATCCTGGTCGAGGTGGCCCGGTTCTTCGCCAGCCTGGCGCGCTACGACCGCTCCCAGGACCGTTACGTCATCCGCGGCGTCGTCGGACCCGACGAGTTCCACACCCGGTACCCGGGCAGCGACCGTCCCGGCATCGACAACAACACCTACACCAACGTGATGACCGCGTGGGTGCTCCGCCGCGCCGGCGACCTGCTGGCCGAGCTGCCGGAGGCGCCGCGCATCGAGCTGTCCGAGCGGCTGGGGCTGGGTACCCACGAACCGTCCCGCTGGGAGCAGGTGATGCGGCGGCTGGCGGTACCGATGCTGGACAACGGGCTGCTCGCCCAGTTCGAGGGCTACCAGGACCTCGCGGAGCTGGACTGGGCCGACTACCGCACCCGGTACGGCAACATCCAGCGACTGGACCGCATCCTGGAGGCGGAGGGCGGGACGTCAACTGCTACCGGGCGTCGAAGCA from the Actinocatenispora thailandica genome contains:
- a CDS encoding glycoside hydrolase family 65 protein gives rise to the protein MADPWRLSYDRFRPDEERLREALCTLGNGYLATRGAAPEPGSGGYRGSYLAGCYDRLTSTVAGSRTADESMVNVTDWLPWSYSVDGGGWFDLSEVTILSYRQELDLRCGVLTRQLRYRDTAGRTSTVVQRRLVDMADPHRAASSVTLHAEDWSGAVRLRSGLDASVTNSGVDRYAELAGRHLRVLSLAADEDGVLVADTATVQSQVRVVTAATHELLGAPVDRWRAVRDGDRIWWQVDTDLAAGGELTVDKTVTYFTSRDRAICEPREAATGAARRAGGFDAMLPGHVLAWRQLWDGIRTTFGGPPERLRAVRLHTFHLLQTLSPHTADLDVGVPARGLSGEAYRGHVFWDELFVVPTLTAWLPEVARAVLQYRYRRLPAARTAAAGAGHVGAMFPWQSGSDGREQSPTTHLNPRSGRWVDDHSHLAHHVGLAVAFNVWQYHRATGDREFLYRQGAEILVEVARFFASLARYDRSQDRYVIRGVVGPDEFHTRYPGSDRPGIDNNTYTNVMTAWVLRRAGDLLAELPEAPRIELSERLGLGTHEPSRWEQVMRRLAVPMLDNGLLAQFEGYQDLAELDWADYRTRYGNIQRLDRILEAEGGTSTATGRRSRPTC